A single window of Providencia alcalifaciens DNA harbors:
- the argH gene encoding argininosuccinate lyase: MALWGGRFSQQADQRFKQFNDSLRFDYRLAEQDILGSVAWSKALVTVGVLSDSEQKSLEQALHALLAEVQADPEIILQSDAEDIHSWVEGKLIDKVGDLGKKLHTGRSRNDQVATDLKLWCKDQVALLLDAVTELQKALVITAENNQDAVMPGYTHLQRAQPVTFAHWCLAYSEMLSRDESRLQDTLKRLDVSPLGCGALAGTAYDIDREQLASWLGFSSATRNSLDTVSDRDHVLELLSDASIGMVHLSRFAEDLIFFNSGEAGFVELSDKVTSGSSLMPQKKNPDALELIRGKCGRVQGALTGMMMTLKGLPLAYNKDMQEDKEGLFDALDTWLDCMHMAVLVLDGIQIRRPRCEDAAKQGYANATELADYLVAKGVPFREAHHIVGEAVVAAIAQGKALEEMALSDLQKFSATIQLDVYEILSLQSCLDKRLAKGGVSQKQVAKAIVDARTRLKM, translated from the coding sequence ATGGCACTTTGGGGTGGACGTTTTAGTCAGCAGGCAGATCAACGGTTTAAACAGTTCAATGATTCACTGCGTTTTGATTATCGCTTAGCTGAGCAGGATATTCTTGGCTCTGTGGCATGGTCAAAAGCATTGGTCACGGTGGGCGTGCTGTCTGATAGCGAGCAAAAGTCTCTCGAGCAAGCACTCCATGCGCTATTGGCGGAAGTGCAAGCCGATCCTGAAATTATCTTGCAAAGTGACGCCGAAGATATCCATAGCTGGGTTGAAGGTAAACTGATTGATAAAGTCGGTGATTTAGGAAAAAAATTGCATACAGGCCGTAGCCGTAATGACCAAGTCGCGACGGATTTAAAACTGTGGTGTAAAGACCAAGTAGCACTGTTATTAGATGCCGTGACTGAGTTACAAAAAGCGTTGGTTATCACCGCTGAAAATAACCAAGATGCAGTGATGCCGGGCTATACCCACTTACAACGTGCTCAGCCAGTGACATTCGCTCATTGGTGTTTAGCGTATAGTGAAATGCTATCTCGCGATGAAAGCCGTTTGCAAGATACTTTAAAACGTTTAGATGTCAGCCCATTAGGTTGTGGGGCATTGGCGGGTACTGCATATGATATTGACCGCGAGCAATTGGCATCATGGTTAGGTTTTTCATCCGCCACCCGTAACAGTTTAGATACGGTATCTGATAGAGACCATGTGTTAGAGCTTTTATCCGACGCAAGCATTGGTATGGTGCACTTATCGCGTTTTGCAGAAGATTTAATTTTCTTCAATAGTGGCGAAGCTGGTTTTGTTGAGCTTTCAGATAAAGTCACTTCGGGTTCATCGCTGATGCCGCAAAAGAAAAATCCTGATGCGTTGGAGCTGATCCGTGGTAAATGTGGCCGTGTTCAAGGGGCATTAACCGGCATGATGATGACACTGAAAGGATTGCCGCTGGCCTATAACAAAGATATGCAAGAAGACAAAGAAGGGTTATTTGATGCCCTCGATACGTGGTTAGATTGCATGCATATGGCGGTACTCGTTCTGGATGGTATCCAAATTCGTCGTCCTCGTTGTGAAGATGCTGCAAAACAAGGTTATGCAAATGCGACCGAGCTGGCGGATTATTTAGTCGCGAAAGGTGTTCCATTCCGTGAAGCTCACCATATTGTGGGCGAAGCGGTTGTGGCTGCGATAGCGCAAGGCAAAGCATTAGAAGAAATGGCATTAAGTGATTTGCAAAAATTTAGTGCAACTATCCAACTGGATGTGTATGAGATTTTATCTCTACAGTCTTGCCTTGATAAGCGATTAGCAAAAGGTGGGGTATCTCAAAAGCAGGTGGCAAAAGCCATTGTAGACGCGAGAACTCGCTTGAAGATGTAA
- a CDS encoding argininosuccinate synthase, translated as MKKGIKKIVLAYSGGLDTSAIIPWLKENYDDCEVVAFVADVGQDREDLVGVEKKALQSGASECYVVDLREEFIKEYIYPVLKTGALYEGSYLLGTSMARPIIAKAQVEIALKVGADAVAHGATGKGNDQVRFESTYTALAPQLKVVAPWREWDLRSREALLDYLKERNIPTTASLEKIYSRDENAWHISTEGGVLESTWNAANQDCWVWTVDPKDAPDEAELVTVGVKHGEVVSVNGKVLSPLGCLETLNTLGAKHGVGRIDIVENRLVGMKSRGCYETPGGTIMMAALRGVEQLVLDRDSYKWREQLGLEMSYVVYDGRWFAPLRHSLQAAAESLAQDVTGEVVLKLYKGQVTAIQKKADKSLYSEEFATFGEDDVYDHSHAGGFIRLYSLSSRIRALKEQNKAK; from the coding sequence ATGAAAAAGGGCATTAAGAAGATTGTATTAGCGTACTCCGGTGGATTAGACACGTCGGCTATCATTCCATGGTTAAAAGAGAACTACGATGACTGTGAAGTCGTGGCATTCGTTGCTGATGTGGGTCAAGACAGAGAAGACTTAGTCGGTGTTGAGAAAAAAGCCCTGCAATCAGGCGCTTCTGAATGCTATGTGGTTGACCTGCGTGAAGAGTTCATCAAGGAATACATCTACCCAGTACTGAAAACCGGTGCATTGTATGAAGGCAGCTATTTACTGGGTACGTCGATGGCGCGTCCAATTATCGCTAAAGCGCAAGTTGAAATCGCACTGAAAGTTGGTGCTGATGCCGTCGCGCACGGTGCAACCGGTAAAGGTAATGACCAAGTGCGTTTCGAAAGCACTTACACCGCATTAGCACCACAACTGAAAGTGGTTGCGCCATGGCGTGAGTGGGATTTGCGTTCCCGTGAAGCCCTGCTGGATTATCTGAAAGAACGCAATATTCCAACGACTGCTAGCTTAGAGAAAATCTATAGCCGTGATGAAAACGCATGGCATATCTCTACCGAAGGCGGCGTATTGGAAAGCACATGGAATGCGGCTAACCAAGATTGCTGGGTATGGACAGTTGACCCGAAAGACGCACCGGATGAAGCCGAGCTGGTGACTGTTGGCGTGAAACACGGCGAAGTGGTCTCTGTAAACGGTAAAGTGCTGTCTCCATTGGGCTGTTTAGAAACATTAAATACGCTGGGTGCAAAACATGGCGTGGGTCGTATCGATATCGTTGAAAACCGTTTGGTGGGCATGAAATCCCGTGGTTGCTATGAAACTCCAGGGGGCACCATCATGATGGCAGCGCTACGTGGTGTTGAGCAATTAGTGTTAGACCGCGATAGCTACAAATGGCGTGAGCAGTTAGGTCTGGAAATGTCTTATGTGGTGTATGACGGCCGTTGGTTTGCACCACTTCGTCATTCTCTGCAAGCGGCGGCAGAATCGCTGGCTCAGGATGTGACGGGTGAAGTGGTTCTGAAACTGTATAAAGGGCAAGTAACAGCTATTCAGAAAAAAGCGGATAAGAGCCTGTACTCCGAAGAGTTTGCAACATTTGGTGAAGATGATGTTTACGATCACAGCCATGCTGGTGGTTTTATTCGCCTCTATTCACTCTCTTCACGTATTCGTGCACTGAAAGAACAGAATAAAGCAAAATAG
- the argB gene encoding acetylglutamate kinase, whose product MQPLVIKLGGVLLDSEEALERLFTAIQTYRQAHQRELVIVHGGGCLVDELMQKLQLPVVKKQGLRVTPADQIDIITGALAGTANKTLLAWAIKHQLQAVGLSLGDGHSAVVTQINDELGHVGSAKAGDAKLLKLLLSAGYLPIISSIGITEEGQLMNVNADQAATAIAQALNADLVLLSDVSGILDGKGQKIDEMTTAKAQKLIDQGIITDGMIVKVNAALDAASTLQRPVDIASWRHAEQLPSLFNGTAIGTRILAS is encoded by the coding sequence ATGCAACCTTTAGTCATTAAATTGGGTGGTGTGCTACTCGATAGCGAAGAAGCCCTAGAAAGATTATTTACGGCGATCCAAACCTACCGTCAGGCTCATCAACGTGAGCTGGTGATTGTTCACGGTGGCGGATGTTTAGTCGATGAATTAATGCAAAAACTGCAATTACCTGTTGTGAAAAAGCAAGGGTTGCGCGTCACGCCAGCAGATCAAATTGACATTATTACGGGTGCACTAGCCGGAACCGCGAATAAAACCTTGTTGGCATGGGCGATTAAACATCAATTGCAAGCGGTGGGTTTATCCCTTGGGGATGGACACAGCGCAGTGGTTACGCAAATTAATGATGAATTAGGTCATGTGGGTAGCGCGAAAGCGGGTGATGCGAAGTTACTGAAACTATTACTGTCTGCGGGATACTTGCCAATCATTAGCTCTATCGGGATCACCGAAGAGGGGCAACTGATGAACGTCAATGCAGACCAAGCCGCTACGGCGATTGCCCAAGCACTGAATGCCGATTTAGTCCTGCTTTCTGATGTGAGCGGTATTTTGGATGGTAAAGGTCAAAAGATTGATGAAATGACGACAGCCAAAGCCCAAAAACTTATCGACCAAGGCATCATCACGGATGGAATGATAGTCAAAGTGAATGCGGCATTGGACGCGGCTTCCACATTGCAACGCCCAGTGGATATTGCGAGCTGGCGTCATGCGGAACAGTTGCCATCACTATTTAATGGCACCGCGATTGGTACACGAATTCTTGCTTCTTGA
- the argC gene encoding N-acetyl-gamma-glutamyl-phosphate reductase produces MLNTLIIGASGYTGAELAAYLQRHPDIHLSGLMVSAQSADAGKYFSDLHPQYKGIIDLPVQPLTDVAEAAKGVDVVFLATAHEVSHDIAPQFLEAGCVVFDLSGAYRVQDAAFYPQYYGFEHTNTQWLMQAVYGLAEWQADKIRQAQLIAVPGCYPTVSQLSLKPLIEADLLDENMWPVINATSGVSGAGRKASMTNSFCEVSLQPYGIFTHRHQPEIATHLGRDVIFTPHLGNFARGILATITCKVKAGVTAEQISQTFKDAYHNKPLVRLYDKGVPALKSVVGTPFCDIGFVLKGEHLILVGTEDNLLKGAAAQAVQCMNIRFGFNETQSLL; encoded by the coding sequence ATGTTGAACACACTCATTATCGGGGCCAGTGGTTATACTGGAGCAGAATTAGCCGCTTACTTACAACGTCATCCCGATATTCATCTTTCTGGGCTGATGGTTTCCGCACAAAGTGCGGATGCGGGTAAATACTTTTCTGATTTACATCCCCAGTATAAAGGCATTATCGATCTTCCGGTTCAGCCGCTTACCGATGTAGCTGAGGCAGCAAAAGGGGTCGATGTTGTTTTCCTCGCGACCGCCCATGAAGTCAGTCATGACATCGCACCCCAGTTTCTTGAAGCGGGCTGCGTGGTGTTTGACCTTTCGGGCGCTTATCGTGTTCAAGATGCGGCGTTTTATCCGCAATACTACGGCTTCGAACATACAAATACCCAGTGGTTAATGCAAGCAGTTTACGGTTTAGCGGAATGGCAGGCAGATAAAATCCGTCAAGCTCAACTGATTGCGGTACCGGGGTGTTATCCAACGGTTTCTCAACTTTCATTAAAGCCGCTGATTGAAGCGGATTTACTCGATGAAAACATGTGGCCAGTGATTAATGCGACCAGTGGCGTTTCAGGGGCAGGGCGTAAAGCCTCCATGACGAACAGCTTTTGCGAAGTGAGCTTACAGCCTTACGGTATTTTCACCCACCGTCATCAACCTGAAATCGCGACACATCTAGGTAGAGACGTGATTTTCACGCCACATTTAGGCAATTTTGCACGGGGCATACTGGCGACCATCACTTGCAAAGTGAAAGCCGGCGTTACAGCGGAGCAAATTAGCCAAACATTTAAAGATGCGTATCACAACAAACCGTTAGTCCGTTTATATGACAAAGGGGTTCCTGCACTGAAATCGGTGGTTGGCACGCCATTTTGTGATATCGGCTTTGTATTGAAAGGTGAGCACCTGATTTTAGTGGGAACAGAAGATAACCTATTAAAAGGTGCCGCAGCGCAAGCCGTTCAGTGCATGAATATTCGGTTTGGTTTCAACGAAACGCAGTCATTACTTTAA